The Lytechinus pictus isolate F3 Inbred chromosome 8, Lp3.0, whole genome shotgun sequence nucleotide sequence aggaaaattgaCAATTGCATATAATCATGTCCCAAAGTATTATATGACACTTGAAACTATAGTATAGACACCCAAATATTATCTCTCAAATAAAATCAACTATGTTATTTTCTAAGAAACATCAGTAatttttagactccatttttggaagccatcttggatttttagacaTACTAGACctctgactgtccttgtaagtTATCCCAATGCTTCATTTGGCTCTTTAGACCATGGGTTTAAAAAACCAGAATCATACCTCACAGGCAGATATCAAATaaagtatgtatttttttaagtacCAGCGGTcaatttagactccatttttttgaaaccatcttggatttttatacatacatgtactagacCTCTGATTGTACTTTCTACTTGTGCTTATGTATTATTCCGACACTTAAAACCATAGTAAAGACACCacaatcatatctctcaggtggatTTCTAATGAAGTATGACAATTTTCCAGTAACAGCAGGcaatttagactccatttttggaaaccatcttggatttttggacatacttgacaaCTTAATGTCCTTTTAACTTGtccaaatgtattatttgacctttcaaaccatggtttagacatcaaaatcttatctcTCATGtggattttttaatgaagtatgtcaatttttcagcaACAGCGGTcaatttagactccatttttggaagccatcttggatttttggacaaactTGACCACTGaatgtccttgtaacttgtcccaatttattgaccattaaaaccattaaatagaaaaaaaaaattaaggactTTACAGTAAGTAATGGATGAATAGTGGATTTTTAggctttggcagccattttggacgccatcttggatttttaggtaCCTTGGTCTGCTTATTTGTACTCTTACCTATATCTCTAGATCTTTTTATCTCTTTAAACCATGACAAATGTACTGAAATTTTATGTCTAGTGTAAATAATGAGTGGTTTATGCCCATTTtctgtgaatggcggccattttggaagccatcttggattacgGAAAACCCCCATGGAGGATTTATGGGGACTTTTAGAATGTTATTCAAGACATTTTCCTGgacctatcctgaaaaaaaatagcTTGTTACCAGAAATTTCCATGTTAAACCTAATGCTCTTGGCCTATTTGGGGCCgcttttgtttatttctatatgtaaatgatattattttctcatCGAAAACGTTTAAGTTCTCCTCGTTTGCaaacgacactgctgttttatGTTATCACTCTACTCTACCTAAATTGATTTCTACATTTAATTCTGAATTATGTTACTTAAATGACTGGttcaaatgtaataaaatacaacttAATCTTGAAAAAACAAAGTATGTCATCTTccattccaaaaagaaaaaaaaagtaatactgttgaatatgttaaaattgacGGCATTGCTATTGAAAGGAAAGATTTATTGACTTTTTAGTTGTCACTATCCAACAAAACTTGGAATGGAAAAACACATTGATCATGTTTGTAAGAAGGTTCTAAAATGTATAGGAATTCTGTACAGACATCAGGTTTTTTTTGCCCCTCAGCATATTGCTTAACTTAATATTTCCCCATCTTAACtattgtaatattattttgGGTAACAAATTTATCTAAATTGCTTATTTTACCAGAGAAAGCTATTCGTTTGTTAACAAATTCTCATTATATGAGTCCACGAGCGCCACTTTTTGTTAAACACAAAGTATAACCTTTATTTGAATTAATTCGTGTAAATacgaagagctcacttgcaaaaggggttaggtccattttttcatcaaatttgatttctatgtCTTAATGTACAGATATTTactagctctataagatgataccaaagaaaagtttaaaTTCTTATTGAAAAGTGaattaaaatggcaaagaaaaatcacctttttcaaaaggggttaggtccatttcagtttagttgcaaaaggggttaggtccacacagatttttttttttggaaaagaatatcttaaaaaatatgaagacaggtagatttctcttatacccaatttatgttctcatggtagggtatcgtgaaaatttagtttcgcataagaatattgcaatatgtgagaataaaaacattttttcttgtaGTGGACCTAGCCCCTTCCGCAACTCAACTCTTTTGACGAACTCattttgtcaaaaggggttggtctatttttcataaattttattgttttttgtctcCAAACCtttaaatttttagtcactctgatgataccaaatacaatttgaaatttgaaaatgtgaatgaaagtggcaaagaaaattcactttttaatcaaaagagattggattcatttcagtttacttgcaaaaaggggctaggtccacaatgatatctttttttttaatatatagaaaaataaatgaagacaggtagatttctttcataacccaattttatgtttacatgatagggtagaacatcatgaaaatttagtttctcatagcaatattgcaataagtgaaaataaaaaacatgttttttctcggaatggtccaaagtggacttAACCCTTTGCAACTAAAATCTTCATACAttgatttttatgtttaaatttcaCAAAGGCATCCTTCAAGAAATTTCTcacgaatgttttttttttcaaaagaaaccTCTCAAATTCATAATTACTCTACTAGACATCAAACCAACTTACGTATTCCtttttctaaaattatttttattcgtAATTCGTTCAGATATATCGGGGCGAAAGAATTGAATTTTCTCACTTATGATATTAAAAACAGCCCAACAGCGTCACGATTCAAGTCACTATCAAAGTCATTTCTGTTAAATTATTTAAACAACTCCAACCCCCCCCTGTAATtgtcttttatcattttttaatcttgtcttgtcttgtcttctcTTCTATCTTCTGTGTTTTTGCATTGTGTGATGATgaatgggtgtgtgtgtgtttatttatAACTTGTCTTTTTAGCGGTTATGATATATGTGTATTTGTAGGGCCCGGCTATAAGCAGTTTTGCTTCTTAGGGGTTCTGACCATTTAGTAACCTATAacctgttatattttgtatcaGTTTGTTGGTATCATgctatttttgtaaatattttgattttttttaatggtcaatAAATTGAATTGGTCACAAATTTGTCCAATCACATTTCAATGTAATGGTGAAAGAGTtcaaggcatgtcttcatgaagaTTCATTGAGCAAactggtgatgtcatatccctacttttttattctattgaatgaaatggaaaaaaaatgtttttccttttttttctaatttccttTTGCAAAAATGGAttacaactgatttaatgtATACAATAGATATTCACTGCTGCCAACAGGGGCAGCGGAACGTAtttctgtggggggggggggggcaaagccaaaaaagcaattataattatgtcaaaatgtgcattttgatgcaaacggatattttcaccatgatatTATTATGTGCTGTTTCGTAGTACTTAAGTTAAGCAAAACCTTTTGGAAACGATTTCGGAATATTAGAatatatatttaggctttatttttccgcgagcaagcggtttggaaacattttcaaatctaaaGTAGTGCTTTTTGGTTAATATCGCGCAAAAATTGCAAAAcatgttgcgagcgcgaatcgcgagctcaaacttttggacatttcatgTACTAATAAGACCTGAAAATTATTTCAAGCAgtgtggatgtgacatcatcagccaacctaatgaatgatatgacgatgtgcatacaactgttttcacaaaataaagcTAGGATTTGAAATTCAtcaacttcattattttttataagattttaatgaaattttcagcattttgttcagtaaattttactttttttattcagatcatTTTCAGCCCGGAATACCCCTTTTAAGGATACAAGCCCATCATAAAGGAAACTAATACATACCTGTTCCCTCTTTGAATGTAAGTTTTGTTGATGATGCATTTTGAACTGCGTCCCCTGCAGCTtgacataaataataatattccaacCCGGACCGAGGAACCTATCATACAACACAATTGTTTCGCAGAGCGAATAGATTTTAGTTTAAATTCATGTGatagaaaaatttgatgaaCATTTGCTTAAACCTTTAATTTGAGGGCACCATAACGGACATGCGCAGTCAGTGAAAGTTTTGTTTACCGTTTTCGCTTGTCGCCATGTTAAGTCCTTGAGAACGCTACTCGAGCAGGCTAAGGAAGATTGTGGAGCTGAAATATGGACGCTAATTCGTCTGTTTTGCTACAAACAAGAATTGTTTTGAATGAAGACTTTTAGTTCTGCCACAGAAGTAAGTGATGAAGAAAGGAAGACGTTAGAACTCATAATTTAAATTGAGCATATAGGCCCAAGTCAGGAAACCCGAATGAACTCAGTtaacctcatttgcataataatgtaaattatttcaGCGTGTGCTATAGTATTGCCACGCCCAGTCATGTTCATGTTCAAGTGGAAAAGTTATGGAAAAATGCGTCAGTGTAGCACATGAAAATTATGATTGTTTGGTTCATATTCCAACAGTTTGGGGATGAAATTTATGTGTAGAAAAAATGTACCAAATTTGAAAGACATTTTTGGAAAGGTAAAGACGAGGGTTTGTTATGCTCATGATACATCTAAATGTTGATGCTATGTTATCAATTTTAAGAGAATTGCCAAGTCAGCAATTAAGTTTGGCAgatattaatatcattaaaattgaaatgcaCTAGAGTGTGCACTAGGTTGTTTTGGAATGCAACCGCTTTCATTTTATGTCCAAAGAAAAGTTTGGTTTGAgataaacaagaaaatatgtTTGTCTTGCAAAATTCATGGCAGAGACCAGGATAATTTAGAAATTCTATTCACTTTGCAGATCATTTATCAGGCTTATATTTTAGTGGTTTGCATTGAAATTTTACTTGGCAGTTCTGGAGTAGATATCAATTAAGGAGGTATTAATTTCTCAAGTgtagaaattgaaaatggtttattTAGTGTTGTAATTTACACATAATTTTGGGTTAAAATGAAAGTCAATTTGCACTGCAAAAGGAGTATTGTTGACATGGTCACATGTCATTTATTCTCAACTAATCTGTGATGAGAAACAGAATTTATAATTGCTACAAATCAAGCAATTTCGATAGTTATTTGAtagttattttgagatatgaatTAACCCAAGAACAGAACAAGCTGGAGTTTATCGGAATATTCTAGCACTCGAGCCTCGGTTACTCATATATATTTAATTCAGTGTCAAAATCAGCTGAAGTTTAAAGAGTAAAATAATTGAAGTAAATTCAACTTTGAAGTGAAGTTATgtatatgcaaatttatttcaaagcaCATGCAATTTCAATTTGCTGAGAGTCATTTGAGATGAGATCatttagaatttatttttgCCTTATGCAATTGAAAGGTTAATATTTTTAGAGGTACAAGTGAAATTATAGGACTGTTTTTACTTATTCAACAGTCCATTGGATTGAAAACTCAAGAGCATTAAAGCCTGATTGAGTTACTTTGGTATTTGTAAGTCGAtgcaattttcttattttggatATTTGAGTTAATTGGTTAAAGGAGATTATGCAAATTGGAATCAAACATATTAAGGCTTAGATTGAGGttaaatatgaaaataggtTAAAAGCATAACAAATCTGTTCTGTCAAAGAGTATTTGATACAAGCATTCCAGTTAATGCATgaacatttatgatttattcTTTTCTGTTTTGCAGATCGAATAATAAAGCTTTACGGCTTTGTATCTCAATTACGGTGGAACTAAATTTCTTGAATCGATGTCCCTTTCGTCAACAAATCAACAATACTATAAAGTTTATTTCTTTCACGCAGTATGATTTAACGATTTTGAGAGTATGTTTCGAATTAATTGCAGAGTTTTATAACGAAATACAACATCAAGATTTAGTATATCAAACCAAGTATCGTaaacaggcaaaaaaaaaaacattagggCCAGAACTACTCTatacaaaaaattacaaattagcAATCCGATCCCAAGCTAATGtttcttcttttccctttgTGATTACCAATAAATTATACCATAGTGTAAAGTAAACATAGCAATCGGTCATTTATTAAAACatcaatgacccccccccctgaccagcttgaagacctttttattttctttatgtttgcttgtaattttttttctggtacgaaatcctttatttgtgattgaagaccttttttttttcttgtcaaatttttttggcggacggttttgcctcccccccctgtggaaaatcctaggtacgccactgtgtcgCGCTAAAATGATCTCTAAGAAATACATTGTGtgtgtgaaaaaaatgaaacctcACATGTTCATGCAGTTTGTCAGCTAGGGCTCAAACTTTTACGAATATTGGCCCTGGCAAGCttgaatttacattaaaaaagaaaagaatacacAGCGATTGTGAGTCCAATTGGGTATTTGtctaatttgcaatttttgattTGTAAGGAATTATTGAAATCATAAATTGCTCAAAGATTCTTTCCAGTTTTAGACACTAACCATATAAATCATGAAACGGCTAAGAAAAATCTCTGAGTGCAGACGATTGAGGCATGAACCCGTAATTTGAGCATCTTTTTGTCACCCCGCgcaattttcataaaatgtatgtgttcaaattcatcatgttcatgagcGTGTTTATCTCAGAGAAATAATTTTACGACAATTCGGATCCAGACAAATGGGAAACATTTCGATCAGTCGATGCGACATCAAGACATGAACATATAATAATTTGTCGCCGTTAAAATAAAGGTGAGGGAAAGATGAACATTGTGTCAAATAGGTTAAAACCCGTGTTGCTATTTAGGCCTatactttgtttgattttgtagCTCAAAGTAGTACATAGTAATATCGAAGACAATTAAAGCTGCATCGTTTCTCTCCGGTTGACCGGCCTACTCTTTTCTGCCAAACTGTCATGGATATAAACCATTTTAAATCTAGATCGTtaacaattatgatgataataaaagagAATAACCTTAAGAATTGATTTGACGTCATATATTCCGTCCTTCTCAACAATTAGTGGACCTAAAGCTTGTTCCATTACTCTGTCGTCACTCCTAATCCATGTCAGGTTTACTGGAGGACGTACATCGTCAAGTTCACAAACGAACACGAATTCTTTAGGATCCGTGGGAACATTGTATGTACATTCTCCCAGTATAAAGGTGTTGCAAGGGCCAATTATTGGTCCAAGGGAATCTGCCAAAACTgtcaaaaatcatgaaaatgacaaaaataaagcaatagtttattttgtttgatatgtatTACATGTTATTCATCGTATGAATATAACGAATGATAAATTAATACAATTTAGTTCATGTATTATtacgatattgatattttatttattgtaattattttcatcttcgAAGAGGAAATCAGAAATTCCATCCATAGAAACACAACAAACTTCTCAGAAGTATAAGTGTAATGAATGAAAAGCACCACGGCCAGGtccatcattgtcatgattatgCCTCCCTTGGACTTTATTCAAATTTACCTATGATTCTTAGGTCCGTGTAGCCCCATGTCGTTTTCCCCGTCCGAGGAACAACGACACAAGAATAGGTGGTCTCTTATCAGAAGTCTGTAGTCTTCCGTGATTCTGAACCTCTCTATCCCTGGCAATGGATCCGATCTTCCAAGGAATTCCGAGGCAACAAGTTCGGCGTCATTATCAGGAGCTCCGGTGGAGTTGTGCTTGTACCAGTAGACGGCATCAGCAGGATCTGTGAAGCTGCAGATCAGTGACGCATTTCTGCCACGCACCACTTTCACGGATCTCTCAGTGTGAAGTTCGAATGCTGTCAAGACGAAAATAACACAACTTTggtaacagtttttttttaattattattaacataattTACTGTGGaaaactgtttaaaattttgatacttaCGTAGTCATATTAGttgcaaaacattttttaaccATAAATCATATCAAGCACAATACCTAAAATACTgtagaatattttttctttcattaactTCTTAAgcttgttttcttattttttttacagtgttggGAGAATCCTTACGAGGCCTACGTGTAAGTCTTCAGTCTCTACtccaataaattcattttttatagggcCTATTATAATTGTTGAAGCTTAACGGTAAAGTCCACCCACTGAGAACAAAAAAACtctatttgaatcaatagagtaaaatcagacaagccTAACGCTGACAAATTAATCAAAATGGGATaaaaactaagaaagttatatttCGATTTTCGCATATTTATCGCACAAGAGTTacatgcacaactcaatgataTTAAAATCCTTTGTAAATTACCATTATAATATAGATACATAAATTGGCCTAAGTGAAACTATACCAATCCTTTATTTTAGATTTTAGattttagatttattttatcatatacagtgcgtcccagaaaaaacaaaacaaagatttatcgatgatttattataacttaatcacaaatacaatagacaagtgacctaccattgtaaagcttagaatctcctcttttatctggttctattcaaatattttaatggTGAAGTAGTACATCTGGATAACatccagtggtctggtgtgtccaaaaatccaagatggctttcaaaaattgagtttaaaatggctgttaataCTTAAAgtggacatagctcatatcatatcgacctgggagatatgattctggtgtctaaaccatggtttcaatggtcaaataatacatttggacaagttacaaggacagtcagtggtccggtatgttaaaaaatccgagatggcttccaaaaatggagtaaagaaatgctgttgctacttaaaaaacccaacatagtttgttcaatatccgggaataaTATTTTGTGCCCATACCATgattaaatgggtcaaataatacattgggataagttacaaggacgatgggtggtcaagtatgtccaaaagccATGGTGGctaaaaaaatagtatatattaGCCGCTGGTAGTTATAAaatgacatagttcatttaaaatccaccaaggatCACACTATGGTGTCATGGTTAATATAATACGTTTGGAatggttacattgatatgcagttgtccaatttgcctaaaaatccaagagggttttcaaaaaTAGCATCTAAAACGACTGATATCACtcaatagtggtcagagttctacaatatctatctgtaagaaataatgttgctgtctaaattgtggtatgaagggtcaaataatacattcggacacgtaacaaggatggttagtactacattttgtcaaaaaaaatccatggtggattctaaaatttcatcaaaatgggtgctgttaccaactcatgacACAATATGATAACTTATCCCCATACActttaagtgtaggcaccaatattttttctcaCCGGTTGACATTGTTTGTACTGTGTCCATTTTTAACAGCAGTCACTTTGGAACCCATTTTTTGAAGCCAACAttgattttaaggcaaaatggtTAACTGCATATtatggtaaccagtcccaaagtattttctgacccttgaaaccctagtgtagacatctaaataatatctccaagtaacaacagtcatttaAAACCGCattttttaaagccatcttcgatttttttggacatacctgacatCTGACTATCCTTTCAACTTGACCCAATATATTACTTGACCCTGCAAACCCCAGTATACacaccaaaatcatacctccaaggtgtatttctaataaactatgtatacttttaagtaacaacagtctatttacaccccattttttaATTCACCTTGGATGTTTTCAACATACAGAtaactgactggtcttgtaacttaccctagtgtactacttgaccctttaaaccatggcttagacaccaaactcatattccccagacagatattaaacaaattatgcccttttataagtaacattAGACATTTTAACCtcttttttggaagccatcttgaaatTTTTGACATACCAGACAACTGtctgtcattgtaacttgtgCTAATATatcatttgacccttgaaaccatattttagacaccgaaatcatatctcacaagtggatataaaatgagctatgccctttttaagtatcagcagccattttagaatcaattttgggaagccatattggatttttggtcataccagaccaaTGTCTGTCCTTAAAACGTGCcctaatgaattattttaacccttgaaaccagtggtttagacaccaaaatcgcatctcccaggccgatatgaaataaacTATGTCCAcattaagtaacagcagtcaatttagaatcaGTTTTTGGAAGCCAACATATTTTTTGAAATACCAGGCCAATGACTGTCCTTGTACCTTGCTCTAGTGTATTAATTGACCCTTGAAACAAGTGGTTTAGAAACCAAAATCACATCTCCCAGGCTAATATTGAAGTGAGcaatgtccgctttaagtatcagcagcctatttttaagatcaatttttggaagccatcttcgatttttggacataccagaccactgactgcccttgtaacttatcctaatacTGTATatcatttgacccttgaaaccagtggtttagacatcaaaatcacatcttccaggccaaaatgaaatgagctatgtccgctttaagtattagcagccatttcaaattcattttcttttaatccatcgcggatttttgcacataccagaccactgactttccttgtaacttgccccaatgtattatttgacccattttaCCATGGTATAGATACcgtcaaaatcatattcccggatattgagcaaactatgtcgtttttttaaagtagcaacagcaattttagactccatttttggaagacatcttggattttttaacatactggaACACTGAATGTCCTTGTCACTTTTCCCAAtatcttatttgaccattgaaaacaTGGTCTAGGCataaaaatcattatgtcccaggtggatatgaatgaactatgtccattttaattatcaacaacCATTTTGAACTCCATTTtcggaagccatcttggatttttggacaccatcttggatttgtttgacacaccagaccactggccgTCCTTGTATCTTGTTCCAAATACTACTTCACCCTTCAAGcaattgaataaaaaccaaattgaagccacttagatgaattgtggattttcagcctacggcagtcattttgggcgccatcttggatttaccAGGTACGTgtacactggagggcttataaGTCACTCTAGCCTGTATCAACAATGTTTTACCCCctagaccatggaatatgaatcgaaataggattctagggtggataatgagtgagttgtATCCACTTTAGTGAagggcagccatcttggatgccatcttgaaataacaaattttccggATGCGGAtttgttattcctgaggtcaaatagtacaaaaaccCGTGGAAAAacaatttgttgcaatttgttccgggtaaagGTATTTTTgatcgtatattgacccgtctagtTTTCACATATCCCGGCGTTTGCACATAACATGGCTCcatagccccccccccgggtattgGCCACAGTCTTTAGTTTTGAAAATGGAACAAAATCAGTTCTTGCTCTGATGATGGTTTGTCagacaaaattataattttcagtAAGTGGTAAAGATACCCTTTCAAAGTAAAGTACATTtccataatcatgattattaatagaagcagtaaaaaaaacatgccCCAACGAAAAGCACTGCCCACATCCTGTATATGAatgcattattaatgtatttgAATTCTTAAGCGAGAGTTTCTATATAgaaaaacacacattttttaCGCATATTTTACGAAGTGATCACGAGAAACGACATTCAAACAACGCCTCGAATTGTACCTCACCTCTCCGCATATCCACTTCCAACCAAGTGAGAAAAActgtaatgaaaaaatgaaattgtctGGGGAGCTTTAGACTTATATTATTAccaaatgaaataacaaaaaagcgAAATGAATAATTATATGCACTAACTTTCAATGACGTGAGGTGAAAAAGCTATGTAAAAATACATACAGAAATCTTACCGTAAACTTTCAGCTCAGAAATGATGTCAAGAACCGCTGGTTGTCCTTGTCGTTCAACATCGCATCTATAGGTCCCCTCATATGCAATGGTTATGTATTTGAGATAGAGTGTTGCACTGTCCTTCTGCAAACCTGCACGACCTATATATGATTGTTCCACCTTCAAGTCACCATTAGCAAGGGTGAGGATCTTCTGAGTATTGTTGTAGTACCAGTAAATGTTACGTAACGTGCCCTCCCCGAAGAGACACGTAATATTAACCGTGTTGCCAATTGTTGCGGACAGTTTTTGGGTGGTTCCAAAGACGGTCGCAGTAGCAAATGCCAATAAGACTGTAACGGCGAATGATGGGTCTGAGTAGGATATAACCCCCAAAAAACATTAGCATAATAATGATGCcataaatatgatatatatttcagagatctgataatttgaaataaaatttggttTAATGACGAATGTGAGGAGATTAAACAAAAAcgtgaatatataaaaaaaactttgcaaAATATCATACAATGACTGTCGCGTTCAAATTTAGTTAGAAAATATGTAAGATTAATGAATGCCATTAGAGCCAAATATGTTCTGGTTAAGAAAAGCTTGTCAAGCTGagaaaacttaaaatattttacttacatcgtgaaaaaaaatctttcattcaTTCGGAGGAGATGGAACTTACAGTCCCCGTTAATTACAGTACCCTAAAGTCTTAGCGTGGTCATTGTAAATCCTCCCTTCCTCCATTTATGAACGTTTTGTCAGTCACTCTTTCACTCTTGAaagtaataaaatgataataataatacataaaatttatatagcgcactttccatcttgatttcCTTGCCCCATACCGACGCTCCATCGCATGTAGAAAGTGACATGGAGGGGATGAAGTCAGAGTTAGCCCCACATCAGAAAATATTCCCCCTCCAATTTCAAGTAGGCCTATAGCCCAAGTGTAATCAGGTAGTCAGGACTAATTCCATATTGCTCTCAGTCCCGTATGTCCTTTTTGTCTGCCTCACGACGAGACAAACGAGGTATGTTTTTGCATGTACCTATAATCCGATTTGTTGTTGAGTGGCAAATTTTTCTTTATCGTAATTACAACTTTTTGATTAAATCATGTACTGGGTATAGACAGGTATGACAGG carries:
- the LOC135154857 gene encoding uncharacterized protein LOC135154857 isoform X1: MKDFFSRYPSFAVTVLLAFATATVFGTTQKLSATIGNTVNITCLFGEGTLRNIYWYYNNTQKILTLANGDLKVEQSYIGRAGLQKDSATLYLKYITIAYEGTYRCDVERQGQPAVLDIISELKVYAFELHTERSVKVVRGRNASLICSFTDPADAVYWYKHNSTGAPDNDAELVASEFLGRSDPLPGIERFRITEDYRLLIRDHLFLCRCSSDGENDMGLHGPKNHSFGRFPWTNNWPLQHLYTGRMYIQCSHGS
- the LOC135154857 gene encoding uncharacterized protein LOC135154857 isoform X2, with protein sequence MSSTKDPSFAVTVLLAFATATVFGTTQKLSATIGNTVNITCLFGEGTLRNIYWYYNNTQKILTLANGDLKVEQSYIGRAGLQKDSATLYLKYITIAYEGTYRCDVERQGQPAVLDIISELKVYAFELHTERSVKVVRGRNASLICSFTDPADAVYWYKHNSTGAPDNDAELVASEFLGRSDPLPGIERFRITEDYRLLIRDHLFLCRCSSDGENDMGLHGPKNHSFGRFPWTNNWPLQHLYTGRMYIQCSHGS